A genomic region of Brassica napus cultivar Da-Ae unplaced genomic scaffold, Da-Ae ScsIHWf_129;HRSCAF=229, whole genome shotgun sequence contains the following coding sequences:
- the LOC125574972 gene encoding E3 ubiquitin-protein ligase MBR1-like has translation MNPMQGPRNSDVNQGDNEPVYNTEMNPLVDNEFSNSGTPSGRPTYASSTSQNHNWWRFGESSSASGMETNHQLPQDGYAGGYMRDGPSFLRGSGANAMPQHVNMSMDMDSDGYGAQTSGVVFRHSNYGSSLGSSVQAAGESSSGPASSLGLWGSSCKRKALEGVPSSSFSGETPDFVSQNENAGHPRYGASTPSQTSPNVTSNHFGRTEPMFGGARSVASTNAFHSVRNTDISSRPGRRLNPRQPQESVAFSISLGGTSVRPTGSLQQNILLNAPSSVDPLDVRSTAFASGSSSGEHPTNIVHHPALTRNIHQFSWDRGSGSSGVEMPQWETPRSNPEQPTMFAPPTDIRNPVHDQSMWSFTRGSPVDSPFASRGGPSSAIHGQQQPSNPAWIPPQSGPIHNPTRASELSPWSLFPSIESQSASHGPLLPTGPSLSSNEAAMPSSSNSRSHRSRQRRSGLLSERQNELLHLRHLGRSLAADSDGRNHLISEIRQVLSAMRRGESLRIEDYMVLDPLIFQGMTEMHDRHREMRLDVDNMSYEELLALGERIGDVSTGLSEDVILKTMKQHKCTSSSPELHQYMEPCCICQEEYAEGDDLGTLECGHEFHKDCIKQWVMLKNLCPICKTVALTT, from the exons ATGAATCCAATGCAAGGCCCACGGAATAGTGATGTGAATCAAGGAGATAATGAACCGGTTTATAACACAGAGATGAATCCATTAGTAGACAATGAGTTCTCAAACAGCGGTACGCCTTCAGGACGACCAACCTACGCAAGCTCGACTTCTCAAAATCATAACTGGTGGAGATTTGGGGAGTCCAGCTCAGCGTCGGGAATGGAGACGAATCACCAGCTGCCCCAAGATGGATATGCTGGGGGTTACATGAGAGATGGGCCTTCTTTCTTGCGCGGTTCAGGCGCTAACGCTATGCCACAGCATGTGAATATGAGCATGGACATGGACAGCGATGGTTACGGTGCACAGACTTCCGGGGTCGTTTTCCGTCATAGTAACTATGGGAGTTCATTAGGAAGCTCAGTTCAGGCCGCTGGAGAGAGCAGTAGTGGTCCTGCCTCTTCTTTGGGTCTTTGGGGTTCGTCCTGCAAAAGAAAGGCTCTCGAAGGAGTTCCCAGCAGCTCTTTCTCTGGTGAAACTCCTGACTTCGTTTCTCAGAACGAGAATGCAGGTCATCCTCGTTATGGTGCTTCAACACCCTCACAAACTTCTCCGAATGTTACTAGTAATCATTTTGGCCGGACAGAACCCATGTTTGGAGGAGCTAGATCGGTGGCTTCAACTAATGCTTTTCATTCCGTAAGAAACACTGACATTTCGTCAAGACCTGGCAGAAGGTTAAATCCGAGGCAGCCTCAGGAGTCTGTAGCATTCAGCATTTCACTTGGTGGAACTTCTGTGCGTCCCACTGGCTCTTTGCAACAGAATATACTATTAAACGCTCCTTCCTCTGTAGATCCTCTAGATGTGAGGTCAACAGCATTCGCTAGTGGCTCAAGCAGTGGTGAGCATCCGACAAATATAGTCCATCACCCTGCTTTGACGAGGAACATACACCAGTTTTCTTGGGATAGAGGAAGCGGTTCTTCGGGTGTTGAAATGCCACAGTGGGAAACACCAAGAAGCAATCCGGAGCAGCCCACCATGTTTGCACCTCCAACTGACATTAGAAACCCTGTGCATGATCAATCCATGTGGAGTTTCACACGTGGGAGTCCTGTAGATTCTCCGTTCGCTTCTCGAGGAGGGCCGAGTTCAGCTATTCATGGGCAGCAGCAGCCATCAAATCCCGCATGGATTCCTCCTCAGAGTGGCCCAATACATAATCCAACGAGGGCATCAGAACTATCCCCTTGGTCTTTATTTCCTAGTATTGAATCTCAATCTGCTAGTCATGGTCCCTTATTGCCCACAGGTCCTTCTCTTTCCTCAAATGAGGCTGCAATGCCATCTAGCTCTAATAGCCGGAGCCATCGCTCACGGCAAAGAAGGTCAGGGTTGTTATCTGAGAGACAGAATGAGCTTCTCCACTTGCGTCACTTAGGGAGGAGCTTAGCTGCTGACAGTGATGGAAGGAATCACCTTATCTCTGAG ATACGTCAGGTGTTGTCCGCCATGAGAAGAGGGGAAAGTTTACGTATTGAG GATTACATGGTGTTGGATCCACTTATCTTCCAGGGTATGACTGAAATGCACGATAGGCATCGGGAAATGCGCCTTGATGTCGACAACATGTCGTACGAG GAGCTATTGGCACTTGGGGAACGCATAGGAGATGTGAGCACTGGACTTAGCGAAGATGTCATTCTGAAAACTATGAAACAGCACAAATGTACATCTTCTTCTCCTGAGTTgcatcagtacatggagccttGCTGTATTTGTCAG GAAGAATATGCAGAAGGTGATGATCTTGGGACCTTGGAATGTGGCCATGAGTTCCACAAGGACTGTATCAAGCAATGGGTCATGCTCAAGAATCTCTGCCCCATATGTAAGACCGTGGCATTAACAACGTGA
- the BNAC07G05030D gene encoding uncharacterized protein BNAC07G05030D, whose protein sequence is MMIQKAMSPTETAIVSVDSFASDFNLMAATQRREAPLAVLWDIENCPVPSDVRPEDVASNIRTAIQLHPVVSGSVVVFSAFGDFNAFPRRVREGCQRTGVKLVDVPNGRKDAADKAILLDMFLFVLDHPPPSTIVIITGDVDFAPALHVLGQRGYNVVVIIPSGVYVNPALTSAGKFVWDWQSIVHGEGFVPLPRPRVGTYLMGCGSNNLDGAVNEDETILYRGVSQSFYSREASSLMVSQFQNECSSSSSMMPSCYPPPGHLESTMWVAPGDLNGLKGQLVKLLELSGGCMPLMRVPSEYQRNFSKPLFVADYGSPKLVDLFKKMGDVIAVDGKGNKRFVYLRSSRTSRVSPPSPPPVVLLRRDNKGKDITVATNGGVSSDELSDTGSVQSERSLEEFKFELQDIMVSYGCRVRMDCFEAVYKQRYKRSLDYMKMGMDQLEQLFDKFSDVVAIYEDPVTGTKLINAI, encoded by the coding sequence ATGATGATACAAAAAGCTATGTCACCAACAGAAACAGCGATCGTCTCCGTTGATTCCTTTGCAAGCGATTTCAACCTAATGGCTGCAACACAGAGACGCGAAGCTCCTCTAGCAGTCCTCTGGGACATCGAAAACTGTCCCGTCCCCAGCGACGTACGTCCCGAAGACGTAGCCAGTAACATCCGAACCGCTATACAGCTCCATCCAGTGGTCTCCGGCTCGGTGGTCGTCTTCTCAGCCTTCGGCGACTTCAACGCCTTCCCTCGCCGTGTCAGAGAAGGCTGTCAAAGGACAGGTGTCAAACTCGTCGATGTACCAAACGGCAGGAAAGACGCAGCTGATAAAGCTATCCTGCTCGACATGTTCTTGTTCGTGCTTGACCATCCTCCTCCTTCCACTATCGTTATCATAACTGGAGATGTTGATTTCGCTCCCGCGCTTCACGTGCTTGGCCAGCGTGGGTACAATGTGGTTGTTATTATACCTTCGGGTGTGTACGTTAACCCGGCTTTGACTAGTGCTGGTAAGTTTGTTTGGGATTGGCAAAGTATTGTTCACGGTGAAGGGTTTGTGCCGTTACCGAGGCCTCGTGTTGGGACCTATCTGATGGGATGTGGTAGTAATAATCTTGATGGGGCGGTGAATGAAGATGAGACGATTCTTTATAGAGGTGTGTCTCAGAGTTTTTATAGTAGAGAAGCTTCGTCTTTGATGGTTTCTCAGTTTCAGAATGAGTGTAGTAGCAGTAGCAGCATGATGCCGTCTTGTTATCCTCCTCCTGGTCACCTTGAGTCAACCATGTGGGTAGCGCCTGGAGATTTGAATGGTTTGAAGGGACAGCTAGTGAAGCTTTTGGAGCTTTCGGGTGGGTGTATGCCTCTCATGCGTGTTCCTTCCGAGTACCAAAGGAATTTTAGTAAACCCCTTTTTGTAGCGGATTATGGTTCGCCTAAGCTTGTGGATCTTTTCAAGAAGATGGGTGATGTGATTGCAGTGGATGGTAAAGGCAACAAGAGGTTTGTTTATCTTCGGAGCTCCAGAACGAGCCGTGTCTCCCCTCCTTCTCCTCCGCCTGTGGTTCTACTGAGGAGAGATAATAAAGGCAAAGATATCACCGTCGCTACCAATGGAGGAGTCTCATCTGATGAACTCTCTGATACTGGTTCGGTTCAAAGCGAGAGGAGCCTGGAAGAGTTCAAGTTCGAGTTGCAAGACATTATGGTTAGCTATGGTTGTCGTGTGCGGATGGATTGTTTTGAGGCGGTATACAAGCAAAGGTACAAGAGGTCACTGGATTACATGAAGATGGGCATGGATCAGTTGGAGCAGCTTTTTGACAAGTTCAGCGATGTTGTTGCCATATATGAAGATCCTGTTACAGGGACCAAACTCATCAATGCCATTTAG